The DNA sequence AGCAATATTGCCAGCAAGGTAATAACAGAAACCCGGCCTCTTTTCATTTGTGATCCTCCTTTGGCTTTTGAAAAAATTTCAAGCTGACCCAAACTCATGCTGCTGTATAAAACACCTCCCCCGCTGATAGATAATTAAACCTTGAATCGGATTGAGGGTAGATAAAAAAAATATCAGTGCCTGCGCTGCCTGAACATGGCATCCAGGCCTACTGCAAACAGGATAACCACACCCTCAAAAACCCGTTGGTAAAAAGGAGATATATTAAGGATATTGAAACCGTTCCCGATCAACCGCATAAGCAGAACACCGAAAACGGTCCCCATAATCGAGCCCTCACCGCCCATGATACTGGTTCCACCGATAACAACCCGGGCAATAGCCTGCAGTTCGATCAGACCGCCCATATCTGCCTGCCCCTGGCTGATCCGGGAAACGGCAATAATCCCGGCCAAAGCGGCGCTTACACCTGTAAGGCTGAAGACCATGATTCGGGTCAGGTCAACCCTGATCCCGGAAAGCCAGGTGGCTTCCGGGTTGCCGCCGATAGCGTAGACAGCACGTCCGAATTTAGTCTTTGACAGCAGCAACCAGGTAAAGATAATCCAGATGGCAAATATGAAGACAGGATATTTGATGCCCCAGATAGAACCCTGTCCCATCACTGTGAAAAGATCGTTGCGAACTACAATCAATCGGCCGTTAGTCGCAAGAAGTGCCGCACCCTGAATAACCAGGCCGGTGGCCAAAGTGGCAATAAAGGAGTGGACCCGGAACCCGGCAATAACAACTCCGTTTAACAACCCCAAACAGAAACCAGCCAGCAGGGCAGCAGTGAAACCGAGTTCCACATATCCGTGGGAAGCGATTATTGCCGCCAGTGAACCGCAGAAGGCGTAGATAGCCCCGGCCGAAAGGTCGAAGTTACCGCTGATAATAGCCAGGGTCATCGCGCAGGCAATAATACCTACACTCACTGACTGGTCAATAATATTGTGCAGGTTGCGGAAGGTCAGAAATGCAGGGCTTAAGAAAGAGAGTGCTATAAAGAAAATAATAAAAGCGATGACTATTCCATAGTTCCTTAAAATATGACCGATTACAGACCGTGCCGTCGTCTTTTCTTTGCATTTTACAAGTTCATCGTCTAATTTATGCATTTCGGATCACCTTCCTTGTCGGTGGCAAAGATAGCATTCATCACCTTTTCTTCGGCAATTTCATCCCGGTCAAATTCCATCACGATCCGGCCTTTGCGGATGGCCAGTACCTTGTGGGACAGCCCTAGAACCTCTTCAATATCGGATGATACGAGCAGTACCGCCAGCCCTTCGCTGGCCAGTTGGTGGATCAGCTGGTAAATAGCCCTTTTTGCTCCCACATCAACCCCGGCGGTCGGTTCATCGGCAATGAAAACCAGAGGCTTCTTAAAGAGCCATTTGGCAAAAAGGGTTTTCTGCTGGTTGCCTCCCGATAGACTGCTTACCCGGGCCAGTGGATCCGGAGGTCTTACATCCAGTTGGGTCAAGATAGACTGGGTCTGCACTTTTTCTTCAGCGAGTTTAATCATCGGTCCCACTGATATATTTGACAGATGGGGCAGCGTTATATTATTGGATGTAGAAAAATTCATCACCAAACCAGCTATCTTGCGGCTTTCCGGTAAAAGGGCTATTCCCTCCCTTACTGCTTCACGGGGGGTTTTCGCTTGAATCCTTTTACCCTTTACAGAAACCATTCCACCTCTAATCTTTTCAGCCCCAAAGAGGGCGCGGCAGATCTCCGATCGTCCGCTTCCGGCCAAGCCGGCCAGGCCAACGATCTCACCTTCCCGGATATCAAAAGAAATATCTTCAAAATCACCGGTTTTGCATAGTTGCTGCACTGATAGAATAACCGGCGCTTCGGGATCGGGATATATCTTCTCCGGGTAACCCAGCGAAACAAAGCCGCCCAACATATTATTTACCAGGCTTTCCGGGGTTTCTTCACTAACTGGTGAGGTTTTAATCAGGATGCCATTGCGCAAAACGGTAACCGTATCGGCTAATTGGAGCACTTCTTCCAGGAAGTGTGAAACATAAACAACTGTAGTGCCAATCGCTTTCAAACTATCGATCAGAGAATATAGGGCAGCCGCTTCTTCCGAAGATAAAGCGGCAGTAGGTTCGTCCATGACAATCAGGCGGGCATTACGGGCTACTGCTCTCAGCACTTCAACCTTTTTCTGGTCGGCAATGCGCAGTGTGGCCAAAATGGTATCGGGGTGGATGTAGATTCCGGCTCGTTCTGTTAGCTTTTCGTAGCGTTTATATAACTCTTTCTTATCGACAATCCCGAGCTTCGTGCTCTCTATCCCGAGGAAGACATTATCAACGACAGTTCTCTTAGGGACAAGTGAAACTTCCTGCGAGATCATGGCGATCCCTTGCCCCAGGGCATCCCGGGGAGAGGTGAAGGAAACAGTTTCGCCGTCGACGATCAGCTGTCCGTTGTCCGGCCGGTGTACTCCGGCAATGATTTTACCCAGGGTCGATTTGCCGGCTCCGTTTTCACCGACCAGCCCATGAACTTTCCCCCGCTCAATAGTCAAAGAAATATCCGTAAGTGCTTC is a window from the Bacillota bacterium genome containing:
- a CDS encoding ABC transporter permease is translated as MHKLDDELVKCKEKTTARSVIGHILRNYGIVIAFIIFFIALSFLSPAFLTFRNLHNIIDQSVSVGIIACAMTLAIISGNFDLSAGAIYAFCGSLAAIIASHGYVELGFTAALLAGFCLGLLNGVVIAGFRVHSFIATLATGLVIQGAALLATNGRLIVVRNDLFTVMGQGSIWGIKYPVFIFAIWIIFTWLLLSKTKFGRAVYAIGGNPEATWLSGIRVDLTRIMVFSLTGVSAALAGIIAVSRISQGQADMGGLIELQAIARVVIGGTSIMGGEGSIMGTVFGVLLMRLIGNGFNILNISPFYQRVFEGVVILFAVGLDAMFRQRRH
- a CDS encoding sugar ABC transporter ATP-binding protein; this encodes MSEGPIVELKNVCKRFDGIEALTDISLTIERGKVHGLVGENGAGKSTLGKIIAGVHRPDNGQLIVDGETVSFTSPRDALGQGIAMISQEVSLVPKRTVVDNVFLGIESTKLGIVDKKELYKRYEKLTERAGIYIHPDTILATLRIADQKKVEVLRAVARNARLIVMDEPTAALSSEEAAALYSLIDSLKAIGTTVVYVSHFLEEVLQLADTVTVLRNGILIKTSPVSEETPESLVNNMLGGFVSLGYPEKIYPDPEAPVILSVQQLCKTGDFEDISFDIREGEIVGLAGLAGSGRSEICRALFGAEKIRGGMVSVKGKRIQAKTPREAVREGIALLPESRKIAGLVMNFSTSNNITLPHLSNISVGPMIKLAEEKVQTQSILTQLDVRPPDPLARVSSLSGGNQQKTLFAKWLFKKPLVFIADEPTAGVDVGAKRAIYQLIHQLASEGLAVLLVSSDIEEVLGLSHKVLAIRKGRIVMEFDRDEIAEEKVMNAIFATDKEGDPKCIN